Proteins from a single region of Flavobacterium sp. K5-23:
- the gltB gene encoding glutamate synthase large subunit — MKVKEQGLYLPEFEHDNCGAGFICNLNGIKSNDIIHKALDILIKLEHRGAVSADGRTGDGAGILFDIPHDFFKKVCDFKIPEIREYAVGMVFLPKKSNQIDFCKATFEKAIQDQNLSIIGWRNVPVDISNLGQIAAEKEPTVMQVFIGKNGLELTEQQFNAKLFAARKIAEHGIINSKISESHMFYFSSLSTTTIIYKGLLMPEDISRYYTDLLDNDLVTRLALVHQRFSTNTFPSWELAQPFRYMCHNGEINTLRGNVSRMRAREELMQSDVFGDDLKKLFPIILEGKSDSASMDMVIELLVMTGRTLPEAMMMVVPEAWEKHQTMSEDKKAFYEYNACIMEPWDGPASIPFTDGNVIGALLDRNGLRPSRYTLTKSGFVIMASEIGVLDIKPEDVVQHGRLEPGKMFLVDMNEGRIIEDDEIKKDIITKRPYKQWLDENMLHLAQIPYTNNAIPTEEIDFETRQRLFGYTIEDLKTIINPMGTKAAEAISSMGNDTPLAVLSNQPQLLYNYFKQLFAQVTNPPLDGIREEIITDISLAIGGDYNIFNINSNHCKKLKIHNPVISNEDLDKIRNIDHTDFKSATISTLYTIEKGVNGLERALEKCVQETFKAVSEGHNIIILSDRGVSEKLAPIPMLLACSYIHHSMNILKVRSKFGIIIESAEPREPHHFALLFGYGASAINPYMVNEIIHNQVNQGFITGIKADYAVKNYNKATAKGILKIMNKIGISTLHSYRAAQIFEILGLNKTFSTKYFPYTPSRIEGIGLMEIEKEIKKRYKNAFPNSKIASLLPLEIGGLYRWRRNGEKHMFNPTTIAKLQQAVRLNSPESYKEYATMVNDQSANLMTIRGLFEFNNLDPIPIDEVEPWTEIVKKFKTGAMSYGSISMEAHQNLAIAMNRIGGKSNSGEGGEDPKRFQKDLNGDSRNSAIKQVASGRFGVSINYLTSAKEIQIKMAQGAKPGEGGQLPGEKVVPWIAETRNSTPYVGLISPPPHHDIYSIEDLSQLIFDLKNANREARINVKLVSEVGVGTIAAGVAKAKADVILISGFDGGTGAAPLTSLQHTGIPWELGLAEAQQTLILNDLRSRVVLECDGQLKTGRDVAIAALLGAEEFGFATAPLVASGCIMMRACHLNTCPVGIATQDPELRKNFKGTPEHIINFMYFIAEELREIMAQLGFRTLKEMVGQSQKLNVNKAIKHYKASGLDLSSILYKPEKAKTVPNHNTTSQDHNLENVLDFAIIKEAIPSIYRKERTRVTFEIKNTDRSVGAILSNEISKIYGEQGLPDDTILVDFTGSAGQSFGAFATNGLSFKIHGNCNDYLGKGLSGAKLIIKVPPTATFKPEENIIIGNVALYGAITGEAYINGMAGERFAVRNSGATAVVEGIGDHGCEYMTGGTVVVLGKTGRNFAAGMSGGVAYVFDEKKQFENGLCNMEMVELETLENDDLSKLKRLIKNHSMYTNSPLAKRILEDWENQQRHFIKVMPIEFKKALQRLSEEKQIEELIAQ, encoded by the coding sequence ATGAAAGTTAAAGAACAAGGCCTTTATTTGCCTGAATTTGAACACGACAATTGTGGCGCAGGGTTTATTTGCAATTTAAATGGGATTAAATCGAACGACATTATTCATAAAGCGCTAGATATTTTAATCAAATTAGAACATCGTGGTGCCGTAAGTGCTGATGGAAGAACTGGTGATGGAGCAGGAATCTTATTTGATATTCCTCATGATTTTTTTAAAAAAGTTTGTGACTTTAAAATTCCTGAAATAAGAGAATATGCTGTTGGGATGGTTTTCTTACCTAAAAAGAGTAATCAAATCGACTTTTGTAAAGCTACTTTTGAAAAAGCTATACAAGACCAGAATTTAAGTATTATAGGTTGGAGAAATGTTCCTGTTGACATTTCAAATCTTGGACAAATTGCTGCAGAAAAAGAGCCTACAGTAATGCAAGTATTTATTGGCAAGAATGGATTAGAATTAACTGAGCAACAATTTAATGCTAAATTATTTGCAGCAAGAAAAATTGCAGAACATGGAATTATAAATTCTAAGATTTCAGAAAGTCATATGTTCTATTTTTCTAGTTTATCAACAACTACTATAATATATAAAGGACTGTTGATGCCAGAGGATATAAGCAGGTACTACACTGACTTATTAGATAATGATTTAGTAACACGACTTGCACTTGTACACCAGCGTTTTTCAACAAACACTTTTCCATCTTGGGAACTAGCGCAACCGTTTAGATATATGTGTCATAATGGCGAAATTAATACGCTTCGAGGTAATGTTAGCAGAATGCGTGCCAGAGAGGAATTAATGCAAAGTGATGTTTTTGGTGATGACCTAAAAAAATTATTTCCAATTATATTAGAAGGAAAATCAGATTCCGCTTCAATGGATATGGTTATTGAATTGTTAGTAATGACAGGACGAACTTTACCCGAGGCTATGATGATGGTTGTTCCCGAAGCTTGGGAAAAACACCAGACTATGTCAGAGGATAAAAAAGCATTCTATGAATACAATGCTTGTATTATGGAACCTTGGGATGGTCCTGCATCTATACCCTTTACGGATGGAAATGTTATTGGTGCGCTATTGGATAGAAATGGTTTAAGACCCTCTCGTTATACGCTTACTAAAAGTGGTTTTGTGATTATGGCTTCTGAAATAGGTGTTCTAGACATCAAACCAGAAGATGTAGTACAACACGGTCGATTAGAACCCGGGAAAATGTTCCTTGTAGACATGAATGAAGGGCGTATTATTGAAGATGATGAAATTAAAAAAGATATTATAACCAAGCGTCCATACAAACAATGGCTTGACGAGAATATGTTGCATCTCGCCCAAATCCCTTATACCAATAATGCAATTCCAACAGAAGAAATAGATTTTGAAACCAGACAACGTCTATTTGGATATACAATAGAAGATTTAAAAACGATTATAAACCCTATGGGGACTAAAGCTGCTGAAGCCATTAGTTCTATGGGTAACGATACGCCATTGGCTGTATTATCTAATCAACCGCAATTGCTATACAACTATTTCAAACAATTATTTGCACAAGTTACCAACCCTCCATTGGACGGTATTCGTGAGGAAATAATTACTGATATTAGTTTAGCAATTGGTGGTGATTATAATATTTTTAATATTAATTCAAATCATTGCAAAAAATTAAAAATCCATAATCCAGTTATTTCAAACGAGGATTTAGACAAAATACGCAATATTGATCATACTGATTTCAAATCGGCTACTATCTCCACCTTGTATACTATAGAAAAAGGAGTAAATGGTTTAGAGCGAGCTTTAGAAAAATGTGTTCAAGAAACTTTCAAAGCAGTTTCAGAAGGACATAATATTATCATACTATCAGATAGAGGTGTAAGTGAAAAATTGGCTCCAATTCCAATGTTATTGGCCTGTTCTTATATTCATCATTCCATGAATATCTTAAAAGTTCGTTCGAAATTTGGGATTATCATTGAATCAGCTGAGCCTCGTGAGCCTCACCATTTTGCCTTGTTATTTGGTTACGGAGCTAGTGCGATAAATCCTTATATGGTTAACGAAATTATCCACAACCAAGTCAATCAAGGCTTTATTACAGGTATAAAGGCAGATTATGCGGTGAAAAATTACAATAAAGCTACTGCAAAAGGGATTCTGAAAATTATGAATAAAATAGGCATCTCTACACTGCATTCGTATAGAGCGGCACAAATTTTTGAAATATTAGGATTAAACAAAACATTCTCCACTAAATATTTCCCTTACACACCTTCCAGAATTGAAGGAATAGGCTTGATGGAAATTGAAAAGGAAATCAAGAAAAGATATAAAAATGCTTTTCCGAATTCAAAAATTGCCAGTTTGTTGCCTTTAGAAATTGGAGGTCTCTACAGATGGAGAAGAAATGGTGAAAAGCATATGTTTAATCCAACAACCATTGCTAAATTACAACAAGCGGTACGTTTAAACAGCCCAGAAAGTTATAAAGAATATGCAACTATGGTCAATGACCAAAGTGCCAATTTAATGACTATTCGAGGATTATTCGAATTCAATAATTTGGATCCAATTCCTATTGACGAAGTAGAGCCTTGGACAGAAATTGTAAAAAAATTCAAAACGGGAGCGATGTCTTATGGGTCTATTAGTATGGAAGCGCATCAAAACTTAGCAATCGCAATGAATCGAATAGGCGGAAAAAGTAATTCTGGAGAAGGTGGGGAAGATCCAAAACGTTTCCAAAAAGACTTGAATGGAGATTCTAGAAACAGCGCAATCAAACAAGTAGCATCGGGGAGATTTGGGGTTTCTATCAACTATTTAACAAGTGCGAAAGAAATACAAATAAAAATGGCTCAAGGGGCAAAACCAGGTGAAGGCGGACAATTACCCGGTGAAAAAGTGGTGCCTTGGATTGCTGAGACAAGAAATTCAACTCCTTATGTAGGATTAATTTCTCCTCCACCCCATCACGACATTTACTCCATTGAAGATTTATCTCAATTGATATTTGACTTAAAAAATGCCAATCGTGAAGCACGAATAAACGTAAAATTAGTTTCAGAGGTTGGTGTTGGAACCATTGCAGCAGGTGTTGCCAAAGCTAAAGCAGATGTTATTTTAATATCTGGATTTGATGGAGGAACAGGTGCGGCTCCATTAACTTCTTTACAGCATACAGGAATTCCTTGGGAACTTGGATTGGCGGAAGCCCAACAAACATTAATCTTAAATGATTTAAGAAGCCGAGTAGTTTTAGAATGTGACGGACAATTAAAAACAGGACGAGACGTAGCTATTGCTGCTTTATTAGGAGCAGAAGAGTTTGGTTTTGCCACTGCACCATTAGTCGCCTCTGGATGTATTATGATGCGAGCTTGTCATTTAAATACTTGCCCAGTAGGTATAGCAACCCAGGATCCTGAATTAAGAAAAAATTTCAAAGGGACGCCGGAACATATCATAAACTTTATGTACTTCATTGCCGAAGAGCTAAGAGAGATTATGGCGCAATTAGGTTTTAGAACACTGAAAGAAATGGTGGGACAATCCCAAAAACTGAATGTCAACAAAGCGATCAAACATTATAAAGCAAGTGGATTAGATTTATCTAGTATCCTTTATAAACCTGAAAAAGCTAAAACTGTCCCTAATCATAATACTACATCTCAAGATCATAATTTAGAAAATGTACTTGATTTTGCTATCATTAAGGAAGCAATACCCTCGATTTATAGAAAAGAAAGAACAAGAGTAACATTCGAAATAAAAAATACAGACCGTTCTGTTGGTGCTATTTTAAGTAACGAAATTTCAAAAATATATGGAGAACAAGGATTACCTGACGATACTATATTAGTTGATTTTACTGGATCAGCTGGACAAAGTTTCGGGGCTTTTGCCACCAATGGACTATCCTTTAAAATTCATGGAAATTGTAATGATTATTTAGGTAAAGGACTTTCAGGAGCAAAACTGATTATCAAGGTTCCGCCTACAGCGACTTTCAAACCAGAGGAAAACATCATTATAGGAAACGTTGCTTTATACGGTGCGATTACTGGAGAAGCATATATCAATGGTATGGCTGGAGAACGTTTTGCAGTAAGGAATTCTGGGGCAACTGCTGTTGTAGAAGGAATAGGAGATCATGGATGTGAATATATGACCGGAGGAACTGTAGTTGTATTAGGAAAAACCGGAAGGAATTTTGCGGCTGGAATGAGTGGCGGTGTTGCTTATGTTTTTGATGAGAAAAAACAATTCGAGAACGGATTATGCAATATGGAAATGGTCGAATTAGAAACATTAGAAAATGATGACCTATCAAAATTAAAACGTTTGATAAAAAACCATTCTATGTATACTAATAGTCCACTAGCTAAGAGAATTTTGGAAGATTGGGAAAACCAACAAAGACATTTTATCAAAGTAATGCCTATTGAGTTTAAAAAGGCATTACAAAGATTATCTGAAGAAAAGCAAATTGAAGAACTAATAGCACAATAG
- a CDS encoding glutamate synthase subunit beta codes for MGKIGGFKEYSRTDESNVAVPERVSNYNEFTITLPKDKIKEQGSRCMDCGIPFCHSACPLGNLIPDFNDMVHQEEWQSALEILQSTNNFPEFTGRLCPAPCEKSCVLGIISEPVAIENIEKNIIERGFAEGWIKPQIPATRTGKTVAVIGSGPAGLAAAQQLNRAGHTVTVFERDNAIGGLLRYGIPNFKLEKGIIDRRVKVLELEGITFKTNVNVGVNYDIEQLNQFDSIVLCGGATERRSLPTKGIESKGVIQAMDFLTQQTKVLFGEDVTNQILATGKDVIVIGGGDTGSDCVGTSNRHRAKSVTNFEIMPKPPVGRSETTPWPFWPLQLKTSSSHEEGCDRNWLINTKEFLSNEKGELIGLKTVEVAWKIVPGQRPELIEKEGSEKTWPCDLALLALGFTGPEKTLSDQLGLEIDIRSNYKATNYQTNVSHIFTAGDMRRGQSLIVWAISEGREAAREVDKYLMGYTNLPTKGNGDLPTL; via the coding sequence ATGGGAAAGATAGGAGGATTTAAAGAATATAGTAGAACCGACGAAAGTAATGTTGCAGTTCCAGAACGAGTTTCAAATTACAATGAATTTACGATTACGCTACCAAAAGATAAAATTAAAGAACAGGGTTCCAGATGTATGGATTGTGGAATCCCATTTTGTCATAGCGCTTGTCCATTAGGAAATTTAATTCCTGATTTTAATGATATGGTGCATCAAGAAGAATGGCAAAGTGCCTTGGAAATATTGCAATCAACCAATAATTTTCCGGAATTTACAGGTCGATTATGCCCTGCTCCATGTGAAAAGTCATGCGTTCTGGGAATCATCAGCGAACCTGTAGCTATTGAAAATATCGAGAAAAACATTATCGAAAGAGGGTTTGCAGAGGGATGGATAAAACCACAAATTCCTGCAACAAGAACAGGCAAAACAGTTGCCGTTATTGGTTCTGGGCCTGCGGGATTAGCAGCAGCACAACAATTAAATAGAGCGGGACATACTGTTACTGTTTTCGAAAGAGACAATGCCATTGGAGGATTATTGCGATATGGAATTCCAAATTTCAAATTGGAAAAAGGAATCATTGACAGACGTGTAAAAGTATTAGAACTAGAAGGAATTACTTTTAAAACCAATGTAAATGTTGGTGTAAATTATGATATAGAGCAATTAAATCAATTTGACTCAATTGTATTATGTGGTGGAGCAACCGAAAGACGTAGCTTACCAACAAAAGGAATAGAATCTAAAGGAGTAATTCAGGCAATGGACTTTTTGACACAACAAACAAAAGTATTATTTGGTGAAGATGTTACGAATCAAATATTAGCTACTGGAAAAGATGTAATTGTTATTGGTGGTGGAGACACAGGTTCTGATTGTGTAGGAACTTCTAATAGACATAGAGCCAAATCAGTGACTAATTTTGAAATTATGCCAAAACCACCCGTTGGAAGAAGTGAAACTACTCCTTGGCCTTTTTGGCCGTTACAATTGAAAACATCTTCGTCACATGAAGAAGGTTGCGACAGAAACTGGTTAATTAATACCAAAGAGTTTCTTTCGAATGAAAAAGGGGAATTAATAGGACTGAAAACAGTCGAAGTGGCTTGGAAAATAGTTCCCGGTCAAAGACCAGAACTTATTGAAAAGGAAGGGTCTGAGAAAACTTGGCCTTGCGATTTAGCATTATTAGCACTTGGATTCACCGGTCCCGAAAAAACATTAAGTGATCAATTAGGGTTAGAAATTGATATAAGAAGTAATTATAAAGCAACTAATTATCAAACAAATGTTTCTCACATTTTCACTGCTGGAGATATGAGAAGAGGGCAATCCTTAATTGTTTGGGCAATCTCGGAAGGCCGTGAAGCTGCAAGAGAAGTAGATAAATATCTTATGGGATACACCAATTTACCTACCAAAGGAAATGGTGATTTACCAACTTTATAG
- the lysA gene encoding diaminopimelate decarboxylase, with amino-acid sequence MQPKDLLQLAEQFGSPLYVYDAEKIQSQYNRLTKAFSKVDKLRINYAMKALSNVSVLQLIKEMGAGLDTVSIQEVLLGLHAGYDPEKIFYTPNGVSLEEIEEVNAMGVQINIDNLSILEQFGTKHPNVPVCIRINPHVMAGGNTNISVGHIDSKFGISIHQLPHLVRIVENTKMNIVGIHMHTGSDILDIEVFLYAAEILFDVAKKFKNLEFLDFGSGFKVPYKKDDIETDIEELGKKLSKRFNTFCVEYGKELTLIFEPGKFLVSEAGFFLAKVNVVKQTTSTVFAGVDSGFNHFIRPMLYGSQHHIENISHPKGKERFYSVVGYICETDTFANNRRISEIKEGDILCFRNAGAYCFSMASNYNSRYKPAEVLWMNGQGHLIRARETFEDLLKNQIPLSITATTV; translated from the coding sequence ATGCAACCTAAAGACTTACTACAATTAGCAGAACAATTTGGCAGTCCATTATATGTTTATGATGCCGAAAAAATCCAATCTCAATACAATAGATTAACTAAAGCTTTTTCTAAGGTAGATAAGTTACGTATCAATTATGCAATGAAGGCTTTGTCGAATGTTTCTGTTCTACAGCTAATAAAAGAAATGGGAGCTGGACTTGATACCGTTTCAATCCAAGAAGTATTATTAGGGCTTCATGCAGGATATGATCCTGAAAAAATATTTTATACACCCAATGGAGTATCCTTGGAAGAAATAGAAGAGGTTAATGCAATGGGAGTTCAAATCAATATTGACAATCTTTCTATATTAGAACAATTTGGAACTAAACATCCTAATGTACCCGTTTGTATTCGAATCAACCCACACGTAATGGCAGGTGGTAACACTAACATATCTGTAGGGCATATAGATAGTAAATTTGGTATTTCAATACATCAGTTACCTCATTTGGTACGAATAGTTGAAAACACTAAAATGAATATTGTCGGAATCCACATGCATACAGGTTCAGATATTCTTGATATTGAAGTGTTCTTATATGCTGCCGAAATATTATTCGATGTAGCAAAAAAATTCAAAAATCTTGAGTTTTTAGACTTTGGAAGCGGATTTAAAGTGCCTTATAAAAAAGACGATATCGAAACTGATATTGAGGAATTAGGTAAAAAACTCTCTAAAAGATTTAACACATTTTGTGTTGAGTATGGAAAAGAACTTACATTAATATTCGAACCAGGAAAATTTTTGGTGAGTGAAGCTGGATTCTTCTTAGCCAAAGTAAATGTGGTAAAACAAACAACTTCTACCGTATTTGCAGGTGTTGATAGTGGCTTCAATCACTTTATTCGACCGATGCTTTACGGTTCTCAACATCATATTGAAAACATATCGCATCCAAAAGGGAAAGAACGTTTTTATTCTGTGGTGGGATACATTTGTGAAACGGATACGTTTGCAAACAACAGACGAATTTCGGAAATTAAAGAAGGAGATATTCTATGTTTTAGAAATGCTGGTGCTTATTGTTTTTCAATGGCGTCAAATTACAACTCCAGATACAAACCAGCAGAAGTGTTGTGGATGAATGGTCAAGGTCATCTGATAAGAGCACGCGAAACTTTTGAAGATCTATTAAAAAATCAAATCCCTTTGTCTATTACGGCAACAACAGTATAA
- the pafA gene encoding alkaline phosphatase PafA, with the protein MKKIILLLTIVIMSNLQAQQRPKLVVGIVVDQMKMEYLYRFSDDFSPNGFKKLMGNGYTFQNMHFNYMPTYTGPGHASIYTGTTPSSHGIVGNEWFSRLLGKELYCTDDANVKTVGDGTVKEGEMSPKNMQTTSITDELRLATNFKGKVFGLSLKDRGAILPAGHFANWAFWYSKTGAFISSTYYGSKLPDWVTQFNQEKRYLPYLEKGWDLFKPLATYNESLPDNNPYEGKLYNSVAPIFPYDLKDMYEKNDAGVLRSTPFGNNLLADFAMKTIEKEELGKDNITDFLTVSFSSTDYVGHIQGPRSMELQDTYLRLDQTIADFLVYLDKTVGKDNYLLFLTADHAGAENVNYLRDNKYGVKSVSPSEIRNGLKKFSVDAFGVDVVLNYSNFNLFFNKEILKTKGLELSKVKAAFKDYLMTQDQVKRVYSEEEILASSGSDYYLDCIAKGYDATQDGDLIVLDRPGFIEYSGTGTSHGTPYSYDTHVPLIFYGWNIKKGESHSKKVITQIAPTIAQLIKIPFPNGTDANVLTEVFETK; encoded by the coding sequence ATGAAGAAAATAATTTTGCTTTTGACCATTGTCATAATGTCAAATTTACAAGCACAGCAACGTCCTAAATTAGTAGTGGGAATTGTAGTAGATCAAATGAAAATGGAATATTTATATCGTTTTTCGGATGATTTTTCCCCTAATGGATTCAAGAAATTAATGGGTAATGGCTATACTTTCCAAAATATGCATTTTAATTATATGCCTACTTATACAGGTCCAGGTCATGCTTCAATTTATACTGGTACAACACCTTCAAGTCATGGTATTGTAGGAAACGAATGGTTTAGCAGACTATTAGGCAAAGAACTCTATTGTACTGATGATGCTAATGTAAAAACTGTTGGTGATGGTACAGTAAAAGAAGGTGAAATGTCTCCTAAGAATATGCAAACTACTTCAATTACTGATGAATTGCGTTTAGCAACAAATTTCAAAGGAAAAGTATTTGGTTTAAGTCTTAAAGATCGTGGTGCTATTTTACCAGCTGGACATTTCGCTAATTGGGCATTTTGGTATAGTAAAACGGGTGCTTTTATTTCGAGTACTTATTATGGTTCAAAATTACCTGACTGGGTTACACAATTCAATCAAGAAAAAAGATATCTTCCCTATTTAGAAAAAGGGTGGGATTTATTCAAACCATTGGCTACTTACAATGAGAGTCTACCTGATAATAATCCATATGAAGGTAAATTATACAATAGTGTCGCACCTATATTTCCTTATGATTTAAAGGATATGTATGAGAAAAATGATGCGGGTGTGTTACGTTCTACTCCTTTTGGTAATAATCTTTTGGCTGATTTCGCTATGAAAACGATAGAGAAAGAGGAATTAGGAAAAGACAATATAACTGATTTTTTAACCGTTAGCTTTTCTTCTACAGATTATGTTGGTCACATTCAGGGACCACGTTCTATGGAATTACAGGACACCTATTTGAGATTAGATCAAACTATAGCTGATTTTTTAGTATATCTTGATAAGACTGTAGGTAAAGATAATTATTTGCTTTTTCTGACTGCTGATCATGCTGGAGCTGAAAATGTTAATTATTTACGTGATAATAAATATGGTGTTAAAAGTGTTAGTCCATCTGAGATACGAAATGGATTAAAAAAGTTTTCTGTTGATGCTTTTGGTGTTGATGTAGTTTTGAATTATTCGAATTTCAATCTCTTTTTTAATAAGGAAATTTTAAAAACCAAAGGTTTGGAGTTAAGCAAAGTAAAAGCTGCTTTCAAGGATTATTTGATGACTCAAGATCAGGTGAAACGTGTATATTCTGAAGAAGAAATTCTTGCCTCTTCGGGAAGTGATTACTATCTTGATTGTATTGCTAAGGGATATGATGCAACTCAAGATGGAGATTTAATAGTGTTAGATAGACCCGGTTTTATTGAATACTCAGGAACAGGGACATCACATGGAACACCATACAGTTATGATACACATGTGCCTCTTATTTTTTATGGCTGGAATATTAAAAAGGGTGAATCTCATAGTAAAAAAGTAATTACTCAAATTGCTCCAACAATTGCTCAATTAATAAAAATACCTTTTCCAAATGGTACAGACGCAAATGTTTTGACAGAAGTATTTGAGACTAAATAA